The Sandaracinaceae bacterium genome segment CGAATCCGGCTCGCCGGTGTGCACTTCGTTGGAGTCACACGAGCTCGCTCCGAGAAGGAGGAGCGCCGCGGCGAACAGTCTCTGCGTGGGCATTCGTCACGCTGACATGTGCGTCCTCGGTCCGCTGTTTCACTCTCTGCGCGAATCGGCGAGCTCGGGCAGGTGTATGGGGTCGTCCCTACTGCGGGCCGCTTACAAGGCGGCGCCGGCGCTCCTCGGCCTCGGCTGAGCGTCGACTCGGGCCTACGCGGTGGGCTCTCCACAAGAGGTTGTGAGGGGTCACCGCGGGCGGCACGAACGCCTGCACCGACACGCGATAGCCGCCGGCCTCGAGCCGCAGGGTCCGCTCGGTGTCGATGAGGGACTCGACGAAGCGCCGCCGGACGTGCGCCTGGGATGCCACGCCCAGGTGGTCGGCCCACGCCCGCGCGGTGTCGGAGAACTCGATGGCGCTCGAGTAGCAGCAGGGGACGGCGAGCACCCAGGGCACGCTCGCGGCCATGGCCTGGTTCACCACGGCGTCGAAGGCCGGACCGCAGGCGTGGAGGGCGACCACCACCTCGGCCGCGGCGGGCCATGCGTCCGGGTCGGCCACGTCGCCCTGGCGGACTTCGACCTGCAGGCCGGGTACCCGCGCCACCGCCCGTCGCGCCGAGTCCGCGCGCTCGGGCTCGCGCTCGATGACCGTCACGTTCGACCATCCCAGCAGCCGCGCGGCCATGAGCCCGACCGGAGCCCGGCCCGCGGCCGCGTCCACCAGCTTCGGATCCGGACCCGTTCGAGCGAGCGCCGGCAGGATGCCCGCGAGCTGTGGGATCTTCTTGACCTCCTCCGGCCGCAGCGAGCTGTCGGCCCGGGTCACGTAGAACGCCCGCAGCGCCTGCTCGACGCTCGCCTCATCGAGGCGAGCCAGGATCTCCGGCGGCGGCGTGTACTTCATCGGCGGCCCGGAGCATGACCGCTCTGCGTCCCGAGCGCGAGACGGGGGACGCTAGGTTGACTTGTTGACTTGTTCACGCGTGAGAGAGGAGGAGTTTGACGAATGAATAGGATCGTCCCCGGGTCTCACGCGGGAGGCAGGAGCCGGGCGACGTCGAAGAGGGTCTCGTGGGCGGGGAGCGCGGGCGTGGGAGCGCTGACGCGGCAGCCGAGCCTGCCGAGACGGTAGAGGCCGCTCTCGAGGGCGTCGGCGGCCGGCAGCCAGACGCCGTTCGGTCTGGCCCACGCGGCGCGACAGGCAGACTCGGGGAGGCCATCGGGCCACGCGCGGGGCGCGCCCGCGTCGAATGAGTCGGGAGTCACGGAGACGAGACGTCGACGCGGGACGAACGGGTCGCCATGCAGCGCAAGGTCGGTGAGCAGATCGTTCAGGTGGAGGACCGACTCGGGGAGGGGCGCGGGGTACATGAGGCTCGGCAGCATCGCGCCGGGCAGCGGCTCGACGGGCTCACGGGCCGCCCGCTCGTGGAACGCGCGCGGACGTCGCGGCAGGAGCGCCTCGACCCAGACCTTGCGGTAGCCGCTCCCGTCCCGGGCCGCGACGACGACCGTGTTCCAGTCCGCGCCCGAGGTGACGAAGGTCTGCCTCGGCGCTCGGCCCACTGCGGCGGTCAGGCTCGCGACGAGCTCTCGCCCGCGGTCCGGCTGAAGCTGTCCGCCCTCGAGCGCGAGCGCGCACTCGGTGTCCAGCGACGGCGCGCGGAGCCAGGTGTGGTCGTCGTAGAGGACCAGCGTCGGCCACGGACAGCGCGCGCGCTCCCAGGCGATGATGAGCGGCACGGGGCCCTCGACGATCTGCGGCGTGAGCTCGGCGGCGGAAGGATAGGCAGGCGGGGGCTGCGCGTGCTCGGCCTGAGGCCAGAGCGCGAGGAGCGCGATGACGGCGACCGCTGCGAGACGTCGGAACCGAGCGTCGCTCGTGACCTGACCCATCCAGGACCCAACCATACTGCCGCGCGAGCCGACGTTGGTGAAGGAGGTTCGCTACGATGTGGATCCCTCTCCGGAGTTTGACGAATGAATAGGATCGTCCCCGAGATCGCTCGCGGAGATCGGTCAGCCGGGGATGTCTGCGCCGGTCGGGCCCGACTCGAGGTCTCCTTCGATGAGGATCGAGTGACCGCAGAACAGGTCGCCGTCGTCGTGCCAGAAGGAGAAGCCGCGGCCCTCTCGCACGCCGAGAGTGGTGAGAGTCATGCGCGACTTGAGCTCGGCCGCGTCGACCGACTCCTCGTCGTCATCGAGCCAGGTGCGGTTCTTCAGATCGAGGAGCCGCTCGACGGCGTAGTCCTCGATCCTCGCGCGCCAGGTCTCGGCGTCCGCGAGGAGCGCGCGCGCGACGGCCAGCGCCGCTTCGGGCTGTTCGAGATCGTCGGGCGAGACGGTGAGACGCAGCTTGCGGCCGCACCACTCGATCTCGCCCTGGTACCAGGCGAGCCTGCGGTCGAGGGTCAACGGGCCCAGGTCCGGGTCCTCGATGACGACGGG includes the following:
- a CDS encoding DUF2262 domain-containing protein, translated to MSELPDWRERIIARRERIERDVRAQPECVLEILVDARGGALSRVRDESDWGLQVSCEAWKPAGGELRRSRLDLLRRGTREELAPWLALSRAHECLRVQARLLEHDEMGAPHAWVEKPLGASDDAELAAMRVELTRPVVIEDPDLGPLTLDRRLAWYQGEIEWCGRKLRLTVSPDDLEQPEAALAVARALLADAETWRARIEDYAVERLLDLKNRTWLDDDEESVDAAELKSRMTLTTLGVREGRGFSFWHDDGDLFCGHSILIEGDLESGPTGADIPG
- a CDS encoding methyltransferase, which encodes MKYTPPPEILARLDEASVEQALRAFYVTRADSSLRPEEVKKIPQLAGILPALARTGPDPKLVDAAAGRAPVGLMAARLLGWSNVTVIEREPERADSARRAVARVPGLQVEVRQGDVADPDAWPAAAEVVVALHACGPAFDAVVNQAMAASVPWVLAVPCCYSSAIEFSDTARAWADHLGVASQAHVRRRFVESLIDTERTLRLEAGGYRVSVQAFVPPAVTPHNLLWRAHRVGPSRRSAEAEERRRRLVSGPQ